The following proteins come from a genomic window of Canis lupus dingo isolate Sandy chromosome 20, ASM325472v2, whole genome shotgun sequence:
- the MST1R gene encoding macrophage-stimulating protein receptor isoform X1, whose protein sequence is MELLPPPSQPSLLLLLLLLLPPPSLLARGSWRCPRTPYAALRNFDVEYQVPSFSAGGPVQAVTTYEGGEDGSAVFVAIRNRLFVLGPGLQPVESLVTGPVGDSGCQTCAACGPGPHSPQGDTDARVLVLEPALPALVSCGSSLHGRCFLHELEPGGAALRLAPPLCLFSAHHNRPDECPDCVASPLGTLVTVVEQGHASYFYTASSLDATVAASFSPRSVSIRRLKADASGFAPGFAALSVLPEYLTSYSIEYVYTFRAGAFVYFLTVQRPSVTAAPGALHTRLARLSAAEPELGDYRELILDCRLEPKRRRRAAPQGGQSYPVLRAAHTAPVGSQLAKELSIPQGQEVLFGVFATRRDSSPGVNPNSVVCAFPLDLVDTLIEQGVERCCEPPVSSGLRRGLDFFQLPSFCPNPPGLEAPSLNTSCRHFPLLVTGSLSRVDLFNGLLGPVQVTALHVTRLNNVTVAHMGTADGRILQVELVRSLNYLLFVSNFSLGNNGQPTQRDVSRLGDHLFFASGDQVFQVPIQGPGCHHFLTCGSCLRAQRFMGCGWCGGMCGRQKECPGSWQQDHCPPKLTEFYPQSGPLRGSTRLTLCGSNFHLRPADLVHEGTHHVTVGQSPCRLLPKDSSNLSPVPQKDFVEELECELQPSGKQPAGPANVSLTVTNVPPGKHFRVDGTSMLQGFSFMEPVLTAVKPHFGPRAGGTRLTLEGKGLSLGTSQTVLVNGTECPLKQVSEQQLLCTTPPGAATAIVPIHLQVGGAVVPGSWNFHYREDPIVLGISPNCGYIGSHVTIHGQHLTSAWHLVLSFHDGLRVVENRCKGLSPEQHQCRLPDYVVRSPQRWVIGNLSAWGDGAAGFTLPGFRFLPPPHPPSTDLAPLKPEEHAIKFEYIGLGAVADCIDMNVTVDGKVCQHELRGDVVICPLPPSLELDKEPLPLQVCVDDKCHILGRVVRPSRERVPQRLLLGVLLALLVLVAVLATVLIFNYRRRRQLVLSLNSNDLASLGQTTGAVPLPVLCSGSDYRSGQATPAAADGLHDLDGLDSTTWGHKASSSDSGDGSCVPLLRTASIQLGDLDSALLAEVKDVLIPHEQVVTHSDRVIGKGHFGVVYHGEYIDEDQNRIHCAVKSLSRITEVQEAEAFLREGLLMRGLHHPNVLALIGIVLPPEGLPRVLLPYMRHGDLLRFIRSPQRVGAQNPTVKDLISFGLQVARGMEYLAEQKFVHRDLAARNCMLDESFTVKVADFGLARDILDKEYYSVRQHRHARLPVKWMALESLQTYRFTTKSDVWSFGVLLWELLTRGAPPYPHIDPFDLIQFLAQGRRLPQPEYCPNSLYMVMQRCWAVDPAVRPTFTALVEEVEHVAARLLGDHYVQLPAAYVNLGAGASEEANKPPEQLQTTPVHRNTGRLRPFSEPSQPT, encoded by the exons ATGGAGCTTCTCCCGCCGCCTTCCCAGCCTTCactgttgctgttgctgctgctgctgttgccgCCGCCGTCGCTGCTGGCCAGAGGGTCCTGGCGGTGCCCACGCACCCCCTATGCCGCCTTGCGCAATTTTGACGTGGAGTACCAGGTGCCGAGCTTCTCTGCCGGAGGTCCGGTACAGGCCGTAACGACCTACGAGGGCGGCGAGGACGGGAGTGCAGTGTTCGTAGCTATACGCAATCGCCTGTTTGTGCTGGGGCCTGGCCTGCAGCCAGTAGAGAGCCTGGTCACGGGCCCTGTTGGGGACTCCGGCTGCCAGACATGTGCGGCCTGTGGCCCGGGCCCCCACAGCCCACAGGGAGACACAGATGCACGGGTGCTGGTGCTGGAGCCGGCGCTTCCCGCGCTGGTCAGCTGCGGCTCTAGCCTGCACGGCCGCTGCTTCCTGCACGAACTTGAGCCGGGAGGCGCTGCCTTGCGCCTGGCACCTCCGCTCTGCCTCTTCTCCGCCCACCACAACCGACCCGACGAGTGCCCTGACTGTGTGGCCAGCCCCCTGGGCACCCTGGTGACCGTGGTGGAGCAGGGCCATGCCTCCTACTTCTACACGGCATCCTCGCTGGACGCGACGGTGGCCGCGAGCTTCAGCCCCCGCTCGGTGTCCATCCGGCGCCTCAAGGCCGATGCCTCCGGATTCGCACCCGGCTTTGCGGCGCTGTCGGTGCTGCCCGAGTACCTCACTTCCTACTCCATCGAGTACGTGTACACTTTCCGCGCCGGAGCCTTCGTCTACTTCCTGACCGTGCAGCGGCCCAGCGTGACAGCTGCCCCGGGCGCCTTGCACACGCGCCTGGCACGGCTCAGCGCTGCCGAGCCCGAGCTGGGCGACTACCGGGAGCTGATCCTCGACTGCCGTTTGGAGCCCAAACGCCGGCGCCGCGCAGCGCCCCAGGGAGGACAGTCCTACCCAGTGCTGAGAGCGGCCCACACGGCGCCCGTGGGCAGCCAGTTGGCCAAGGAGCTGAGCATCCCCCAGGGCCAGGAAGTGCTATTCGGAGTCTTCGCGACTAGGAGAGACAGCAGCCCCGGTGTGAATCCCAATTCTGTCGTCTGTGCCTTTCCCCTCGACCTCGTGGACACTCTCATTGAGCAGGGTGTGGAACGCTGTTGTGAGCCTCCTGTCTCCTCCGGCCTGCGGCGAGGCCTCGACTTCTTCCAGTTGCCTAGTTTTTGCCCCAACCCG cctggcctggagGCCCCCAGCCTCAACACCAGCTGCCGTCACTTCCCTCTACTGGTCACTGGCAGCCTATCACGTGTGGACCTCTTCAATGGATTGTTAGGACCAGTGCAAGTCACTGCCCTGCACGTGACACGCCTCAACAATGTCACAGTGGCCCACATGGGCACAGCTGATGGGCGCATCCTGCAG GTGGAGCTGGTCAGATCTCTCAACTACTTGCTGTTTGTGTCCAACTTCTCACTGGGCAACAATGGGCAGCCCACACAACGAGATGTTAGTCGCCTTGGAGACCACCTGTTCTTTGCTTCCGGGGATCAG GTCTTCCAGGTACCTATCCAGGGCCCTGGCTGCCACCACTTCCTCACCTGTGGGAGTTGTCTGCGGGCACAGCGTTTCATGGGCTGTGGCTGGTGTGGGGGCATGTGTGGCCGGCAGAAAGAGTGTCCTGGCTCCTGGCAACAGGATCATTGCCCACCTAAGCTTACTGAG TTCTACCCTCAGAGTGGACCCCTAAGGGGCAGCACAAGGTTGACCCTGTGTGGCTCCAACTTCCACCTGCGTCCTGCTGATCTGGTGCATGAGGGCACACATCATGTCACCGTGGGCCAAAGTCCCTGCCGACTGCTGCCCAAGGACAGTTCAAACCTCAG CCCAGTGCCCCAGAAAGACTTTGTAGAGGAGCTTGAGTGTGAGCTACAGCCCTCGGGAAAGCAGCCAGCAGGGCCCGCCAATGTCAGCCTCACTGTGACCAACGTGCCTCCAGGCAAGCACTTCCGGGTAGATGGCACCTCCATGCTGCAAGGCTTCTCTTTCATG GAGCCGGTGCTGACAGCAGTAAAACCCCACTTTGGCCCACGGGCAGGGGGTACCCGCCTCACCCTTGAAGGCAAGGGCCTGTCCTTAGGCACCAGTCAGACTGTGCTGGTCAATGGGACTGAGTGCCCACTGAAACA GGTCAGCGAGCAGCAGCTTTTATGTACCACGCCCCCTGGGGCTGCTACGGCCATCGTTCCCATCCACCTGCAGGTAGGGGGTGCTGTGGTGCCTGGCTCCTGGAACTTTCACTACCGGGAAGACCCCATTGTGCTGGGCATCAGCCCCAACTGTGGCTATAT TGGCTCCCATGTCACCATCCATGGCCAGCATCTGACTTCAGCATGGCACCTAGTGCTGTCATTCCATGATGGACTTAGGGTAGTGGAAAACAGG TGTAAGGGGCTGTCCCCGGAGCAGCACCAGTGCCGCCTGCCTGATTATGTGGTCCGAAGCCCCCAGAGGTGGGTGATAGGGAACCTGAGTGCCTGGGGGGATGGAGCTGCTGGCTTCACACTGCCTGGTTTTcgcttcctgcccccaccccatccacccaGCACTGACCTAGCCCCGCTGAAGCCTGAGGAGCATGCCATTAAGTTTGAG TATATTGGGCTGGGTGCTGTGGCTGATTGTATAGACATGAATGTGACCGTGGATGGTAAGGTCTGCCAGCATGAACTCCGGGGGGACGTGGTcatctgccctctgcccccctccctggaaCTTGACAAGGAACCACTACCACTGCAG GTCTGTGTGGATGATAAATGTCACATCCTGGGGAGGGTGGTACGGCCAAGCCGAGAGCGGGTCCCACAGAGGCTACTCCTTGGTGTCCTGCTGGCCCTGCTCGTGCTTGTAGCTGTGCTGGCCACTGTGCTGATCTTCAACTACCGGCGGAGGAGACAGCTAG TCCTCTCTCTAAACTCAAATGACCTGGCATCCTTGGGCCAGACGACTGGAGCTGTGCCCTTGCCTGTGCTCTGCTCAGGCTCTGACTACAGAAGTGGCCAAG CCACCCCTGCCGCCGCCGATGGTCTGCATGATCTGGATGGTCTGGATTCTACTACTTGGGGCCACAAAGCGTCCTCCTCAGACAGTGGGGATGGGTCCTGTGTCCCACTGCTGCGGACAGCGTCCATCCAGCTTGGGGACTTGGACTCTGCACTCCTGGCCGAGGTCAAGGATGTGCTGATCCCCCACGAGCAGGTGGTCACCCACAGTGACCGAGTCATTGGCAAAG GCCACTTTGGAGTTGTCTATCATGGAGAATACATAGACGAGGACCAGAATCGAATCCACTGTGCTGTAAAGTCACTGAGTC GCATTACAGAGGTGCAGGAGGCAGAGGCCTTCCTGCGCGAGGGGTTGCTCATGCGTGGTCTGCACCACCCAAACGTACTGGCTCTCATCGGTATCGTGCTGCCACCTGAAGGCCTGCCCCGTGTGCTGCTGCCCTATATGCGCCATGGAGACCTGCTTCGGTTCATCCGCTCACCCCAGCGGGTCGGTGCTCAG AATCCCACGGTGAAGGACCTCATCAGCTTCGGCCTTCAGGTAGCCCGTGGCATGGAGTACTTGGCAGAGCAGAAGTTTGTGCACAGGGACCTGGCTGCTCGGAACTGCAT gctgGACGAATCATTCACAGTTAAGGTGGCTGACTTTGGCCTGGCTCGTGATATCCTGGACAAGGAATACTACAGTGTTCGACAGCACCGCCACGCTCGCCTCCCTGTCAAATGGATGGCACTGGAGAGCCTGCAGACCTACAGATTCACCACCAAGTCTGACGTG TGGTCGTTTGGTGTGTTGCTATGGGAGCTGCTGACACGGGGTGCCCCACCATATCCCCACATTGACCCTTTTGACCTCATTCAATTCCTGGCCCAGGGTCGGCGCCTGCCCCAGCCTGAATATTGTCCCAATTCTCT GTATATGGTGATGCAACGCTGCTGGGCTGTGGACCCCGCGGTGAGACCCACCTTCACGGCACTGGTGGAGGAAGTAGAGCACGTGGCGGCCAGGCTGCTTGGGGACCACTATGTGCAGCTGCCGGCAGCCTATGTAAACCTGGGCGCTGGTGCCTCGGAGGAGGCAAACAAGCCCCCAGAGCAGTTGCAGACCACACCTGTGCACAGGAACACGGGTCGACTCCGGCCTTTCTCAGAGCCATCACAGCCCACGTGA
- the MST1R gene encoding macrophage-stimulating protein receptor isoform X3, protein MELLPPPSQPSLLLLLLLLLPPPSLLARGSWRCPRTPYAALRNFDVEYQVPSFSAGGPVQAVTTYEGGEDGSAVFVAIRNRLFVLGPGLQPVESLVTGPVGDSGCQTCAACGPGPHSPQGDTDARVLVLEPALPALVSCGSSLHGRCFLHELEPGGAALRLAPPLCLFSAHHNRPDECPDCVASPLGTLVTVVEQGHASYFYTASSLDATVAASFSPRSVSIRRLKADASGFAPGFAALSVLPEYLTSYSIEYVYTFRAGAFVYFLTVQRPSVTAAPGALHTRLARLSAAEPELGDYRELILDCRLEPKRRRRAAPQGGQSYPVLRAAHTAPVGSQLAKELSIPQGQEVLFGVFATRRDSSPGVNPNSVVCAFPLDLVDTLIEQGVERCCEPPVSSGLRRGLDFFQLPSFCPNPPGLEAPSLNTSCRHFPLLVTGSLSRVDLFNGLLGPVQVTALHVTRLNNVTVAHMGTADGRILQVELVRSLNYLLFVSNFSLGNNGQPTQRDVSRLGDHLFFASGDQVFQVPIQGPGCHHFLTCGSCLRAQRFMGCGWCGGMCGRQKECPGSWQQDHCPPKLTEFYPQSGPLRGSTRLTLCGSNFHLRPADLVHEGTHHVTVGQSPCRLLPKDSSNLSPVPQKDFVEELECELQPSGKQPAGPANVSLTVTNVPPGKHFRVDGTSMLQGFSFMEPVLTAVKPHFGPRAGGTRLTLEGKGLSLGTSQTVLVNGTECPLKQVSEQQLLCTTPPGAATAIVPIHLQVGGAVVPGSWNFHYREDPIVLGISPNCGYIGSHVTIHGQHLTSAWHLVLSFHDGLRVVENRCKGLSPEQHQCRLPDYVVRSPQRWVIGNLSAWGDGAAGFTLPGFRFLPPPHPPSTDLAPLKPEEHAIKFEYIGLGAVADCIDMNVTVDGKVCQHELRGDVVICPLPPSLELDKEPLPLQVCVDDKCHILGRVVRPSRERVPQRLLLGVLLALLVLVAVLATVLIFNYRRRRQLVLSLNSNDLASLGQTTGAVPLPVLCSGSDYRSGQATPAAADGLHDLDGLDSTTWGHKASSSDSGDGSCVPLLRTASIQLGDLDSALLAEVKDVLIPHEQVVTHSDRVIGKGHFGVVYHGEYIDEDQNRIHCAVKSLSRITEVQEAEAFLREGLLMRGLHHPNVLALIGIVLPPEGLPRVLLPYMRHGDLLRFIRSPQRVGAQNPTVKDLISFGLQVARGMEYLAEQKFVHRDLAARNCMLDESFTVKVADFGLARDILDKEYYSVRQHRHARLPVKWMALESLQTYRFTTKSDVWSFGVLLWELLTRGAPPYPHIDPFDLIQFLAQGRRLPQPEYCPNSLTPVASIPPVWETPAHPKGNNLPLL, encoded by the exons ATGGAGCTTCTCCCGCCGCCTTCCCAGCCTTCactgttgctgttgctgctgctgctgttgccgCCGCCGTCGCTGCTGGCCAGAGGGTCCTGGCGGTGCCCACGCACCCCCTATGCCGCCTTGCGCAATTTTGACGTGGAGTACCAGGTGCCGAGCTTCTCTGCCGGAGGTCCGGTACAGGCCGTAACGACCTACGAGGGCGGCGAGGACGGGAGTGCAGTGTTCGTAGCTATACGCAATCGCCTGTTTGTGCTGGGGCCTGGCCTGCAGCCAGTAGAGAGCCTGGTCACGGGCCCTGTTGGGGACTCCGGCTGCCAGACATGTGCGGCCTGTGGCCCGGGCCCCCACAGCCCACAGGGAGACACAGATGCACGGGTGCTGGTGCTGGAGCCGGCGCTTCCCGCGCTGGTCAGCTGCGGCTCTAGCCTGCACGGCCGCTGCTTCCTGCACGAACTTGAGCCGGGAGGCGCTGCCTTGCGCCTGGCACCTCCGCTCTGCCTCTTCTCCGCCCACCACAACCGACCCGACGAGTGCCCTGACTGTGTGGCCAGCCCCCTGGGCACCCTGGTGACCGTGGTGGAGCAGGGCCATGCCTCCTACTTCTACACGGCATCCTCGCTGGACGCGACGGTGGCCGCGAGCTTCAGCCCCCGCTCGGTGTCCATCCGGCGCCTCAAGGCCGATGCCTCCGGATTCGCACCCGGCTTTGCGGCGCTGTCGGTGCTGCCCGAGTACCTCACTTCCTACTCCATCGAGTACGTGTACACTTTCCGCGCCGGAGCCTTCGTCTACTTCCTGACCGTGCAGCGGCCCAGCGTGACAGCTGCCCCGGGCGCCTTGCACACGCGCCTGGCACGGCTCAGCGCTGCCGAGCCCGAGCTGGGCGACTACCGGGAGCTGATCCTCGACTGCCGTTTGGAGCCCAAACGCCGGCGCCGCGCAGCGCCCCAGGGAGGACAGTCCTACCCAGTGCTGAGAGCGGCCCACACGGCGCCCGTGGGCAGCCAGTTGGCCAAGGAGCTGAGCATCCCCCAGGGCCAGGAAGTGCTATTCGGAGTCTTCGCGACTAGGAGAGACAGCAGCCCCGGTGTGAATCCCAATTCTGTCGTCTGTGCCTTTCCCCTCGACCTCGTGGACACTCTCATTGAGCAGGGTGTGGAACGCTGTTGTGAGCCTCCTGTCTCCTCCGGCCTGCGGCGAGGCCTCGACTTCTTCCAGTTGCCTAGTTTTTGCCCCAACCCG cctggcctggagGCCCCCAGCCTCAACACCAGCTGCCGTCACTTCCCTCTACTGGTCACTGGCAGCCTATCACGTGTGGACCTCTTCAATGGATTGTTAGGACCAGTGCAAGTCACTGCCCTGCACGTGACACGCCTCAACAATGTCACAGTGGCCCACATGGGCACAGCTGATGGGCGCATCCTGCAG GTGGAGCTGGTCAGATCTCTCAACTACTTGCTGTTTGTGTCCAACTTCTCACTGGGCAACAATGGGCAGCCCACACAACGAGATGTTAGTCGCCTTGGAGACCACCTGTTCTTTGCTTCCGGGGATCAG GTCTTCCAGGTACCTATCCAGGGCCCTGGCTGCCACCACTTCCTCACCTGTGGGAGTTGTCTGCGGGCACAGCGTTTCATGGGCTGTGGCTGGTGTGGGGGCATGTGTGGCCGGCAGAAAGAGTGTCCTGGCTCCTGGCAACAGGATCATTGCCCACCTAAGCTTACTGAG TTCTACCCTCAGAGTGGACCCCTAAGGGGCAGCACAAGGTTGACCCTGTGTGGCTCCAACTTCCACCTGCGTCCTGCTGATCTGGTGCATGAGGGCACACATCATGTCACCGTGGGCCAAAGTCCCTGCCGACTGCTGCCCAAGGACAGTTCAAACCTCAG CCCAGTGCCCCAGAAAGACTTTGTAGAGGAGCTTGAGTGTGAGCTACAGCCCTCGGGAAAGCAGCCAGCAGGGCCCGCCAATGTCAGCCTCACTGTGACCAACGTGCCTCCAGGCAAGCACTTCCGGGTAGATGGCACCTCCATGCTGCAAGGCTTCTCTTTCATG GAGCCGGTGCTGACAGCAGTAAAACCCCACTTTGGCCCACGGGCAGGGGGTACCCGCCTCACCCTTGAAGGCAAGGGCCTGTCCTTAGGCACCAGTCAGACTGTGCTGGTCAATGGGACTGAGTGCCCACTGAAACA GGTCAGCGAGCAGCAGCTTTTATGTACCACGCCCCCTGGGGCTGCTACGGCCATCGTTCCCATCCACCTGCAGGTAGGGGGTGCTGTGGTGCCTGGCTCCTGGAACTTTCACTACCGGGAAGACCCCATTGTGCTGGGCATCAGCCCCAACTGTGGCTATAT TGGCTCCCATGTCACCATCCATGGCCAGCATCTGACTTCAGCATGGCACCTAGTGCTGTCATTCCATGATGGACTTAGGGTAGTGGAAAACAGG TGTAAGGGGCTGTCCCCGGAGCAGCACCAGTGCCGCCTGCCTGATTATGTGGTCCGAAGCCCCCAGAGGTGGGTGATAGGGAACCTGAGTGCCTGGGGGGATGGAGCTGCTGGCTTCACACTGCCTGGTTTTcgcttcctgcccccaccccatccacccaGCACTGACCTAGCCCCGCTGAAGCCTGAGGAGCATGCCATTAAGTTTGAG TATATTGGGCTGGGTGCTGTGGCTGATTGTATAGACATGAATGTGACCGTGGATGGTAAGGTCTGCCAGCATGAACTCCGGGGGGACGTGGTcatctgccctctgcccccctccctggaaCTTGACAAGGAACCACTACCACTGCAG GTCTGTGTGGATGATAAATGTCACATCCTGGGGAGGGTGGTACGGCCAAGCCGAGAGCGGGTCCCACAGAGGCTACTCCTTGGTGTCCTGCTGGCCCTGCTCGTGCTTGTAGCTGTGCTGGCCACTGTGCTGATCTTCAACTACCGGCGGAGGAGACAGCTAG TCCTCTCTCTAAACTCAAATGACCTGGCATCCTTGGGCCAGACGACTGGAGCTGTGCCCTTGCCTGTGCTCTGCTCAGGCTCTGACTACAGAAGTGGCCAAG CCACCCCTGCCGCCGCCGATGGTCTGCATGATCTGGATGGTCTGGATTCTACTACTTGGGGCCACAAAGCGTCCTCCTCAGACAGTGGGGATGGGTCCTGTGTCCCACTGCTGCGGACAGCGTCCATCCAGCTTGGGGACTTGGACTCTGCACTCCTGGCCGAGGTCAAGGATGTGCTGATCCCCCACGAGCAGGTGGTCACCCACAGTGACCGAGTCATTGGCAAAG GCCACTTTGGAGTTGTCTATCATGGAGAATACATAGACGAGGACCAGAATCGAATCCACTGTGCTGTAAAGTCACTGAGTC GCATTACAGAGGTGCAGGAGGCAGAGGCCTTCCTGCGCGAGGGGTTGCTCATGCGTGGTCTGCACCACCCAAACGTACTGGCTCTCATCGGTATCGTGCTGCCACCTGAAGGCCTGCCCCGTGTGCTGCTGCCCTATATGCGCCATGGAGACCTGCTTCGGTTCATCCGCTCACCCCAGCGGGTCGGTGCTCAG AATCCCACGGTGAAGGACCTCATCAGCTTCGGCCTTCAGGTAGCCCGTGGCATGGAGTACTTGGCAGAGCAGAAGTTTGTGCACAGGGACCTGGCTGCTCGGAACTGCAT gctgGACGAATCATTCACAGTTAAGGTGGCTGACTTTGGCCTGGCTCGTGATATCCTGGACAAGGAATACTACAGTGTTCGACAGCACCGCCACGCTCGCCTCCCTGTCAAATGGATGGCACTGGAGAGCCTGCAGACCTACAGATTCACCACCAAGTCTGACGTG TGGTCGTTTGGTGTGTTGCTATGGGAGCTGCTGACACGGGGTGCCCCACCATATCCCCACATTGACCCTTTTGACCTCATTCAATTCCTGGCCCAGGGTCGGCGCCTGCCCCAGCCTGAATATTGTCCCAATTCTCT gACCCCTGTGGCTTCCATCCCTCCAGTCTGGGAGACCCCAGCTCACCCTAAGGGGAACAACCTCCCTCTCCTGTGA